The Chitinophaga sp. H8 region TGCTCATAGTGCTTCTTCAGTAGTGAAAATATAGTACATTTTCATTACAACACGAAATCGGGGGTACCACTTGTACTGGGAGGGTGCCCAGGATATTAACACCAGGGGTATCACTTCTTTCTCCGGAAGTACCACCTGTACCAGGAGGGGTACCTGGGGCGGAACACAAATATTTACACTTTACATTATCTTTGTTGTGTATGGAACAGATTGTACAGCAAATAGAGGCTTATAAACAGGAAATAGCAGCCTTTGCACCAGCCACCGCCGCAGATCTTGAGCAATACAGGATTAAATTCCTGGGCACCAAGGGGATTGTTAAGGCGTTATTGAGTGAAATGAAGCAGGTGCCTAACGACCGTAAGAAGGAGTTTGGGCAGTTATTAAATGCCTTTAAGGTATTGGCAGAAGAAAAATACACGCAGTTTGAGGCATTGAAAGATGGAGAGCATGCAGCTGCGGGAGATACTGACTTCACTTTGCCGGCGGCCCCTCACCGGTTAGGTACCCGTCATCCTATCAGTATTGTACGTAATAAGATCATAGGCATCTTTGAGCGCCTGGGCTTTACGATTGCAGAAGGTCCGGAAATAGAAGACGACTGGCATAACTTTACTGCACTGAATTTGCCGGAAAACCACCCTGCACGTGATATGCAGGACACCTTTTTTATCAGCAAAAACCCTGACTGGCTGTTGCGTACACAAACCTCTTCTGCCCAGGTAAGGGTGATGGAGGAAGGTAAGCTGCCCATCCGTGTGATCAGCCCGGGAAGGGTATACCGTAATGAAACTATCTCTGCGCGTGCGCATTGTTTCTTCCACCAGGTGGAAGGGTTATACATTGACGAAAATGTTTCTTTCGCCGACCTCAAACAAACGCTTTACCATTTTGTAAAAGAAATGTTTGGCGAAAATGTGGGTGTACGTTTCCGTCCCTCCTACTTTCCTTTTACAGAGCCCAGTGCGGAAATGGATATTTCCTGCTTTATCTGTGGCGGTAAAGGCTGTGCAGTGTGTAAGCATACCGGCTGGGTAGAAATATTAGGTTGTGGTATGGTACATCCCAAAGTACTGGCCAACTGTGGCATTGATCCTGAGAAATATACCGGATTTGCATTTGGTATGGGCATTGAACGTATTACCATGCTTAAATACCAGATCAAGGACCTCCGCCTGTTTTCTGAAAATGATACAAGATTCCTGGAGCAGTTTCAAGAGAGCTATTAGCTAACAGCTATTAGCTATTAGCAGTTAGCTTTTAGCTTAATGCAGCGGATTAAAGGAGCTGTTAGCAATTAGCTTAATGCAGTGGGTGGAAGTAACAGCACAGCTATTAGCTGTTGGCTTAATGCCGCGAGTGAAACATGTAAGCTGGTTAATGGTAAAGGGAAAGTACTGCAGGATTAAAAGCAAAAAAACTACGGACTACTATTTTTACGAACTACTATTTAAAGCTAACAGCTAAAGGCTAATAGCTAAAAGCTAGAAAAACATGCTTACACCAGAACAGATCCAAACCATTGCGGTATGCGGGGCTGGCACTATGGGTGCCGGCATTGCGCAGGTAGCTGCCATAAGTGGTTATTATACCATATTGTTTGATATTCAGCTGCCGGTACTTGAAAAGGCCAGGGAGCAGATCATCAGGAGTCTGGATGGTGGAGTGGACAGAGGGAAAATCACCGCCGCGGAGCGGGAAAGTGCCCTGAAAAGGATCCGTTTTACACAAGACCCTTATGATTGCATCGCAGAAGTGATCATAGAGGCCATTGTAGAGAAAACGGAGGCCAAAATAGCCCTCTTTAACCAGTTGTCCGAGATAAACCACAGCGACACTGTTTTTGCCTCTAATACGTCTTCTTTATCCATTTCGGCCATTGCTGCCGGGGTGGTTGTAAATCCTGCCCGCATTGTGGGAATGCACTTCTTTAATCCTGCCTGGCTGATGAAGCTGGTAGAGGTGGTAAGTGGTGTACAGACATCCGCTGCAGTAACCAACCTGGTGTATGATCTGGCTGTTAAAATGGGTAAAACACCGGTGCGTGTAAAAGATGCCCCTGGGTTTATTGTAAACAGGGTAGCACGCCATTATTACCTGGAAGCAATGCATATTGCTGCTGAAGAGCTGGCCAGCTTCCGGACAATCGACCGGTTGATGGAAAACGCAGGTTTCCGCATGGGGCCTTTTGAATTAATGGATCTGATAGGAAACGATATTAATCTTGCCGTAACGCAATCCTTATATACCGCTTTTGCAGCAGCCCCCCGGTTTAAACCTCACGTACTGCAGGAGCAAAGAGTAGCGGCAGGACAGCTGGGCCGGAAAACTGGCAAAGGGTTTTATGATTACCAATAAATATCCTGCTGTTGGGGAGTGCTGCTATCCCATATTCCTACAGTCCGGGTATAGGGGTAATTCGTAATGGATAATTCGTAAATAGTGCCGGATTTGCCTATTTTTGGCCTTCTTCAATAAACGAACATTTTTTTCATGATTTTAGTAACCGGCGGAACGGGCTTTTTAGGTAGTCATTTATTACGTGCATTAGTGAGTAGTGGCAAGCCGGTGCGTGCATTATTCCGTAAAAACATTCCGGTACAGTTACAGGATATCCAGGATAAAATTACCTGGGTACAGGGGGATATTCTGGATGTATACAGCCTGGCAGATGCATTGGAAGATGTAACACATGTATATCATTGTGCAGCGGTGGTGGCTTTTGAGCCAGGCAGTCATGAACGTATGATGAAGATCAATTCGGAAGGTACGGCCAATGTGGTGAATATGTCGTTGGAAGCGGGGGTAAAGAAGCTGGTACATGTAAGTTCTGTTGCAGCCCTTGGCCGGGCAAAAGATGGGCGTGCGATTGATGAGTTCGGAGAATGGCAGGACAGCCCGAATAATTCCAGATATGCGATCAGTAAATACCTGGGCGAGATGGAAGTATGGCGGGGTATAGCAGAAGGATTAGATGCTGTGATTGTAAACCCGTCTATTATCCTGGGTACTGGTTTCTGGGAAGATGGTTCGGGTATGCTGCTCAAGAATGCCTGGAAAGAATTTCCCTATTATACAGAAGGCATCAACGGGTATGTAGATGTAGCAGACGTTGTTGCAGCGATGATCGCATTGATGGACAGCCCTGTTACAGAGCAGCGGTTTATTCTCTCTGCAGATAACTGGAGTTACCGCCAACTGTTTACTGCTATGGCCAAAGGTCTGGGCAAAAAACCACCTCATATCGCAGTGAAGCCCTGGATGGCAGCCATTGTATGGCGGCTGGAAAAGCTCAAAGGGTTCTTTACAGGAAAACATCCATTGGTAACAAAAGAAACAGCCCGTACAGCACAGCTGAAAGTATATTATAACAATCAGCGTATACTGGAAACACTACCTCATTTCCGTTTCCGTCCCCTGGAACAAACGATTGATCATATCTGCAAAGTTTTCCTGGAGGCAAAATCATCTGAACAATAACGCTCCGATTGCAGCCGCCAGGATCTTTTCTATTTCCGCATCTATATGTTTACTCACCCACAGCTGTGGTTTGCTGCCTGGAATCACAGCAGCTACCGGTTGTCCGCGGTACTGAAATTCATAACAGATCTTCTCATAAGAATTGGTTTTCCCAAACCGGTTATGTGCCGTAATACGGATATCAATGTCCGGAGAACGGAGGATGCCGGCAGTTTTATTATTGTTCAGGTCCAGATAAGTGGAGTTTTTCAGAATAAGTTCCCAGCGTTGTAAAGGATTGTTTTTGGTGCCATTGATCAGGGCATAAAACAAAGGAGCACTGTTGGCTTCGCCGGCTAAATAAGATGGTAATGGCCGGTTGGTAAAAGCAGCACGCTGGGTATTCAGGATTTGTACCAGCAGGTTTTCTTCTTTCCCGCTTACGGTAAAATTATAAGGTTGTTGGGGAGCTTTGATAAAGTTGACCGCCATGGCATCTGCTATCCCATTCTTGCGGGAAGAGGTGGTATAAGGACCGTAGGCAAATGTTTTGGCAGAGAACCAGCCATCATTGATTTTTACGGGCCATTCCTGGGGAGCGGTATACAGTTCATCAGCAGAAGTGATGCGCTTGCCGGTATTGCAGGCGATGATCAGCAGGCAGGAAAGAACAGTCAATGTACGTATCATAATATCAACACAAAGGTAAATGATGAGTAGCCGGATGAATGAAGCAGCAGCGGTTACAGGTGTATGATGTGGATGAACGGGTCAACAGTAAACAGCTGTAACCGCTGCTGCGGTATGTCTTTACAGATCTTTCAGTTTGTTCCACATTTCAGGAATGCGCTTTACCCAGGCCAGTTCTTTTTTCTTGGCCATTGCATTCTCTGCCGGGGTGCCAAAGTACACCTTACCTCCTTCCAGGGATGCAGGTACACCACTTTGTGCCAGGACCACTGCATTTTTACCGATCACCAGGTCTTTGGACACACCTACCTGTCCCCACAGGATTACTTTATCTTCTATGCGGGCTTTACCAGCCACCCCTACCTGGGCGGCAAATAAACAGTTGTTACCGATAATGGTACCATGACCAATATGAATCATGTTGTCAAACTTGGTGCCTCTGCCTATAATAGTATCTCCACTCACCCCTTTGTCGATGGTACAGCCGGCACCAATTTCCACATCATCTTCAATGACTACCCGGCCACAGCTTTCCAGCTTATCATAAATGGCTTCGCGCTCTGCCCTTTTCTTAAAATAAAAAGCATCCGCACCGATGACCGTACCTGCATGAATGATCACATTATCTCCGATAATGCAATGGTCGTAAATAGTTACATTAGGATGGATCAGGCAGTTGTTTCCGATACGC contains the following coding sequences:
- the pheS gene encoding phenylalanine--tRNA ligase subunit alpha, encoding MEQIVQQIEAYKQEIAAFAPATAADLEQYRIKFLGTKGIVKALLSEMKQVPNDRKKEFGQLLNAFKVLAEEKYTQFEALKDGEHAAAGDTDFTLPAAPHRLGTRHPISIVRNKIIGIFERLGFTIAEGPEIEDDWHNFTALNLPENHPARDMQDTFFISKNPDWLLRTQTSSAQVRVMEEGKLPIRVISPGRVYRNETISARAHCFFHQVEGLYIDENVSFADLKQTLYHFVKEMFGENVGVRFRPSYFPFTEPSAEMDISCFICGGKGCAVCKHTGWVEILGCGMVHPKVLANCGIDPEKYTGFAFGMGIERITMLKYQIKDLRLFSENDTRFLEQFQESY
- a CDS encoding 3-hydroxyacyl-CoA dehydrogenase family protein, producing MLTPEQIQTIAVCGAGTMGAGIAQVAAISGYYTILFDIQLPVLEKAREQIIRSLDGGVDRGKITAAERESALKRIRFTQDPYDCIAEVIIEAIVEKTEAKIALFNQLSEINHSDTVFASNTSSLSISAIAAGVVVNPARIVGMHFFNPAWLMKLVEVVSGVQTSAAVTNLVYDLAVKMGKTPVRVKDAPGFIVNRVARHYYLEAMHIAAEELASFRTIDRLMENAGFRMGPFELMDLIGNDINLAVTQSLYTAFAAAPRFKPHVLQEQRVAAGQLGRKTGKGFYDYQ
- a CDS encoding NAD-dependent epimerase/dehydratase family protein; this translates as MILVTGGTGFLGSHLLRALVSSGKPVRALFRKNIPVQLQDIQDKITWVQGDILDVYSLADALEDVTHVYHCAAVVAFEPGSHERMMKINSEGTANVVNMSLEAGVKKLVHVSSVAALGRAKDGRAIDEFGEWQDSPNNSRYAISKYLGEMEVWRGIAEGLDAVIVNPSIILGTGFWEDGSGMLLKNAWKEFPYYTEGINGYVDVADVVAAMIALMDSPVTEQRFILSADNWSYRQLFTAMAKGLGKKPPHIAVKPWMAAIVWRLEKLKGFFTGKHPLVTKETARTAQLKVYYNNQRILETLPHFRFRPLEQTIDHICKVFLEAKSSEQ
- a CDS encoding UDP-3-O-(3-hydroxymyristoyl)glucosamine N-acyltransferase, whose product is MKLDAPIAVTEIAAFIGAELVGNKELQATGINEIHKVQEGDISFVDFEKYYNACLTSAATIIIINKEVPCPEGKALLVINDPFSAYVKLVKRFRPFEPATKAISDSAVIGEGTIIQPNVFIGNHVRIGNNCLIHPNVTIYDHCIIGDNVIIHAGTVIGADAFYFKKRAEREAIYDKLESCGRVVIEDDVEIGAGCTIDKGVSGDTIIGRGTKFDNMIHIGHGTIIGNNCLFAAQVGVAGKARIEDKVILWGQVGVSKDLVIGKNAVVLAQSGVPASLEGGKVYFGTPAENAMAKKKELAWVKRIPEMWNKLKDL